GACTCTGGTTATATGGAAGAATGAATGCAAATTGGTTCAAAAGTGGGTGTGTATATTTGCCTACCTGGAacttcatcatcctcttcttcagcAGCAACCATGGGGGCTTTGTTCTCTCCAGCTAAGAAAGAAGAATCACAAGTGAATTAGTCACAGAAAACAGACCAGACAAAATTATTGATGTATGTAAACATATCAGTCTCAAGGTTACCTGGTTTAGGAAGGGTCTCTGCTAATCGCCTGAGGCTGGTAAGACTGTCAGCTCCCAGCTGGTTTAAGATTCCAGGAAGCATCTCTGTGAGCTGCTTGTTCTCAGCATGTCCTGTGATGGTAAAGGTGTTTGCAGCCAAAGAGGCCTGAACCTTTGGATTATTGAAATGGATCACTGTGCCCTGGTTTGTGAACATATTCACCTACAATGAAGTGATGAATGGAAcaaaggggaagaaaaataaGAGGAAATTGAGATCTGTGTCAGAAGAGACAATGCAACGGCTTGACTTATTCACAGCTGTGCTATAGTTGTTGATACACTCAATGCttccaaaaatataaaatgcttCCAGCAGTTAGTGTcttatataataatagtaaatgtACACAACTGTAAACTGACAGAGACATTTCTGCCTATTTATTACTGTGCATTTTGGAATGAAATGGCTAAATACCTCCTCAATGCCAGAGATGTTGTTGACTCCTAGTTTCTTGAGGGAGAACTGCAGCTTCTTGTCGTCTGCTGTTGCTGTTCTGTGCACCACCTTCTTCTTTCTGCGGGCTGACCCCTACAAAGAACAACAATGAGCTTTGATAAATAAACCAGTAGCCTGATGACTAACATTTTCTTACATCTGTAACCAGCATGTGTGCACCAACTCACCTTGCCGCCTATGCGGACCTGCGCCTGCAGTTTGGCAAGCTTCTCCTGATTCATTATCGACTCCTTCATCTGAAACGGCACATAAACCATTTTCATTCATATAAAAATGGGTCATTTCACTATGCTGTCGTCTGGAGATACAgtgatttattcattattaaatcAATCACTAACAAATTTGATAACTTATtaaataatttgtgttttttcagcttcatatattttttactttcttgcTACTCGATGACAATACTCTGAATATCTATAatatgtggacaaaacaaataattcatttgACGCTTGGGAAACAGGTGAACATGTTATAACCCTGATTTGTAAGTACTActtactactacaactacttattaatccagaaaataatggacagattattCAATAGTGGCAACAGTAAGTTGCAGTCCTAACACGACACTGACATGATGGGGATGTTTAACCAAGGCAGATTTACAATCAACACCCATTTTCTCATCACACACGTCATTGTGATAGAGGGAATTAAACTATGAGAATAACACTTacgcaaaaaaaaccccacacatgTCTAACTACACTAGACAAAAGGCTATATAActcagatgaaaaaaaacactaatttaAAGCTCAAATAACTGCAGACGGACGGTTTCCCCCAGTCTAACAAGAATACACAGCTGTCAGGACCCCCAAAATAGCTACACATCTGAAGACTCGACACTGCACGAATAAGACAGAGATGAGAAGCTAAAGTTGATGGCTAAGTTCGGTTCACAGCCTTCCAGAGGCGAAAGGGGGCGAGTCAGCTAATAACCACGTCGTGTCCTTATTTAAGTGAGTCCTAACGAGAAAAGTCAAGCGTGAACTGCCACTATTGGAAAATGTTAATAAACCCAGAATGTGAgaaaatgatgtcactgatcTGTCGGGTAGTTAGCAAACCATGCTAGGCAGCTAACTTAGGCCAATCAAACAGACGTTCAATTAAGATTGAACATTTCCTCACAATTCAACACACATTAACTATGGAAACTATATTTTCTTCATAAAATCTAGACTATCTGAGTGTGACACGATTGAAAAAGGCCACAGAAACACCAACTGacctgtgagtgtgtaaacacgCGGGTTCCACCACCGACGGACGCTCTCGGAGAAAGGAACGAAAGCCGGAAGTGACGCGCCTAGATTATTTCAcctaaaaataatataatcattaaaaatgaatgtatacTGCCATTTGATATATTTgtacacagaaataaaacatacaaaaataaatcagcgTAAGAATGCAAAAAAGAATAAGGATTTAGAATTTGTAAAAAGGATTTCCTAGTTTTCGCAGCGGAAGTAATTTTCGGATACAATCATGGCGTCCTCCTGTTCAGTTAGAGGCAACGTGATCACCCGTTGAAATAATCAATCCATGGTTTTATTGGACTGTCGGTGTCTGTATCATCTGATTTCAGTTCACCCTTCATAAAACAGCCGTTGTTGCACCAGGACATTTTCCCGTAAAGGTGAGAATCGCCATAAGAACCAGATTAGAAGAGAATGCTAACTGGCTAAAGCGCAGTTTGCTAACGAAGTTGTACTGCTCAGACCACGTTGGCagaggaaaatgtgtcacaagttgcttttgttttcaaacGAACACAGTAACTATCATTTGTCCTCCgggaaaagtaaagtaaacgAATTGTATCTTACTTCCTCAAATGAATAACAAATATGATATGTATTGTCATTAAAGTTGTTGAAGGTAAAGTCCGATAAATCGTGATTATGATGGCACAACTTTTACACATACAGCTTCGGCTGTTAATGTTGTACTGTCTCCATTGCGATAtttgtatactgtataataatgttccttttaatttgtttgtatcTTATCAGACAGTAATTACCTCAAAAATGGCTTCGTTCAAACCTACAAAAGTACTACTGTATCCCAAACTTGGAGAAAAAGTCACACAAGACACGCTGTATTGGAAAAACTACAAGGTGAGTCTATTCTCATGTATTCCATTTCTATCACAGACTTAATTTGGACTCATAGTCTagttaaatgaaaatatatacaataacacagtgtttacattaaCAAAATACGATGCACCTAAAACACAATGGCTGagttcttcatgttttttttctcctcccacagGCTCCAGTGCAAATAAAGGAATTTGGAGCAATAACAAACATAGACTTTTCTCCTGTGGCGCCACATAATTTTGCAGTGACTGCATTCACAAGAGTATGTTGGTTTTGCTTGTattacattcatattttttttcacacttcAAACTAAATTCACTTCAAAATCGTGACTGAGTATTTGGTATTAATAAGGTAGCATTTGTTAAAGATGTATCCTCATTGTAACGCTGCTTTCTCTACAGATCCACATTTATGGGCCGTTTTCTCAGGAGCCTGTGAAGACATTTACAAAATTTAAAGACACAGCGTACTGCGGGAGGTTCAGGTCAGATGGCCAGCTGCTCGTTGCAGGATGTGAGGACTCTGTTGTCCGTCTATTTGACATCGGTGGCAAGGTGGCACTCAGGATGTTCAAAGGGCACACAAAGTAGGTGGTGTTGATGATGGTGGtttactattacttttttttctgtgtgtctttgccAGCTTTTCTCAGAACTGGTGTTCTCAataacagaaatataaataataaatcaactCCAGGATCAAGGAATTCAAAATGCAATTAGGCTTTTCCCATTTTCAGTTGAATAGAATCAGTGTAAGAACCTCATTGACAGACTCTGTATGTGTTGTGGTGTTTGCGCATGGATTTTTCCTCTGATattatgtgacaaaaataacCGTTTGCAGACCACTCCTCTCACCCACCAATCTTAGCAGCTGCACAGCACTAGAGTCTGCTATTGTCAAAGAACTGTTGAATGATGATATCTTGAGTGATCCATCGACTGAATTCCATGATGAGCTCAAGAGTTCTGACAACACACAAACTGTCATACTGACCTATACGTGTCTCTCAGTGAAAGGTGGCTAATGCATATTTCTTTATTCCTATTAAGGGCTGTTCACGTAGCGGACTTCACGTCAGACAGGTACCAGATTCTCACCGGTTCAGACGACTACACCTGTCGACTTTGGGATCTTGCAAACGCAGCAGAACTCAACACCTACCAAGAACACACAGATTACATCCGCTGTGGTGTCACGAGCAAGCTCAACAGAGATCTCTTCATTACTGGTCAGAAGGAAGCTATATTTGTATACTTTTAACAGCCAGTACGCTTTAATCAACCAGTGTATGATGTGGCTTTTAGATTTAAGTGACATGACAGCCTAGTATTTTTAAAATTGGATTTCTAACAGTATTTCTTCTCTACAGGTCACAGGATTCATAAATAATGTGCGAAAAACTAACATGGAAAATATTACCTTTACAAACTTGTCAGCTTTAATAATTTATATGCATTTAATTTGTATTGGCTGCTAAAAAGTTCAGGACAAAGTACCTTTCTCTTTGTCCATGTGACTAAATATTTGTTGTCTGATCCTAGGGTCATATGACCACACACTGAAACTGTTTGATGCCAGGGTGAATAAGAGTGTGATGACCATGGACCATGGTCAGCCGGTGGAGAGTGTCCTCCTCTATCCCTCAGAGGGTCTCCTTGTCTCTGCAGGTAGTCTGCAATATAAACATGATTGTTGTTATGTTCATTGATGTTCACAGAAAACATCCGAAAACGTTTTGGACAAATTCTCTCTCTGTAGGTGGGCGCTATGTGAAAGTGTGGGATCTGCTAAAAGGAGGCCAGCCTCTGGTCTCCCTGAAGAATCATCATAAGACTGtcacctgtttgtgtctcagcagcaACGGACAGAGACTGCTCTCTGGTTCTCTGGACAGGTATGGGAATGGTGAATGTACAACATGTGCGTCTGACGTGGCAGACGAATGGAGAAAATTCGTAACTGTACAAATCACAGCGGCCACTCTTGTGTAGCAGTTTCATAAATATTTATGATTGAATACTTCAAATCTGggcggtggtgtagtggttagcactctcgccttgcagcgagaagacccgggttcgagccccggttggaacaagggcctttctgcatggagtttgcatgttctccccgtgtgtgcgtgggttctgtCCGGGTTctacggcttcctcccacagtccaaaaacatgcaatgtggggattaggtaaattggacactctaaattgaccataggagtgaatggttgtttgtctctatctgtgtgtggccctacgatggactggcaaactgtccagggtgtaccccgcctatcgcctgatgtagctgagattggcccgcgaccctctggtggaggttaaagcggtagatgatgactgatggcTACTTCAAATTTGAAGTTGATCTAATGCAGAGTTCCTCTTCCCATGTCTTTCAGGCATGTAAAGGTGTACAGCACAACCAACTTTAAAGTGGTCCACAACTTCGACTACGCTGCCTCAATCCTCAGTCTGGCTTTGGCTGTAAGAAATTTCATTCAACTCTTAATCAtctgtattacatttttatttgaagagTAGAAATGAGTGAAGCATTATTTGACTTGTACTTGCAACCCCTTTGGATTTCCTTGTTAAATTGCCATCACAGAGCTCACTTTTCTGTGAGGGATGCACACAAAAATAGTTTGAATGCCTGACAGTAAAAGTATCAATAtatgttcatgtctttttttgttcctcagCCGGATGACGAGTCCATTGTTGTGGGTATGACCAACGGTATTCTGAgtttgaaacacagaaaaaacccAGAGGAGTCAAAGGAACTCTCTGGCCAACAGAGGCGACGGCCGTCGTATCGTGTTTTTGTGAAGGGGAAGAACTATGTCCCTAAACAGGTACTTTTTATCAGATGGAAACATGCAGTAGCTGTGGTTTAACAGTCCGAGCCACAAAGAGGGTCCTTTGAGTCATTGTCCCAAAATGAAGTGTAAGGTCAAGCTGTCTGACACTTACTTCATTTTATCTTGACAACTTTCTCTGTGACTCTGGGTTAATGTATTACtcatttctcttgtttttttcaggatGATTATCTTGTCAGTAAACCAGTGAAACAGCATTTGGAAAAATATGACAAGCAACTGAAGAAATTTAATGTATCCAAGGCTTTGGATACAGCTCTGGaggtatatattttttttttgttttttacattagcAATGAAATTGTATGAGTTGTAATTACTGTGTTGAAAATCGAAATATATTACATTCACCTTATCATGTAGAGTGGAGTGTTTATATGGGGAAGCTCCCCACCATTTCTGATGCACAGTGGTGGATATTAGTTTATAAGTATATCCATTTCTTTATAGTCATGGACAAGATTGAAAAAACCAGAGATCACAGTGGCTGTTGTAAAGGAGCTGGATCGAAGAGGAACGCTGAAGAACGCTCTGGCAGGAAGGGACGAGCCAGGGCTCTCTCGTATTCTTAATTTCCTCGTTGGGTAAGAGGCAgataataaacaacaaaaaacaactttgtcaCCTCGTGTTGACATCCTGTGTTATATTTAGACAAACTCATGCAGAAACATCATGacattttgctgcttttatgCAGGAACTTGGTGGACCCCAGGTTTGCTCCTGTCCTTGTTCCAGCAGCTGAGATGATCTTGGACATTTATAAGTCAGTGATCGGCCAGTCACCGGTCGTGGACCGACAGCTGCTGCGtctacaggagctgctggaaaAGGAAATTGACTACCAGCAGAACCTTCTGGAGGTGCTGGGCATGCTGGACACAATGTTCGCCTCCTCCATCCCGAGGAAGGAAGTGCCCTGCTCCGCCATCAGCAGGTCTAATGGCTTGGCTCAAGGAGAGGCAAGGCCACAGCTTCAGGCCACCTGAGgcctgcagcaggaggagacacTGCTTTAGACTGGGCTCGAGACCCATCACCATTCTATAAACCTCTGTTTGAAACGTCAGACACAAACTGACATGTCGGGCTACATGTCACCAAATGTGAGACTAACAAACTAAAGGGGAGTCTCATTTTGGAGTTTTAACACAACATGACTGACGGCACAACAGACGACATGCGTTGACTGTATGAGAGATGTGTGGCTGTAAAACGAGGCGTCACTTTCACTGGAAGTGTAAATTGCACTTTCAGTAGTTTGTGCCTCAGTGTGTGCTTGAAATGTCTTATTGTAAATGTCTGCTTTGATTTTTCATAATATTTGACATTGAGAACTGTTTTATAAgcagatgaaataaaattttGTAATATTGAAAGTGACAAATCACAAGTGTTTGGTTAAAACTTTTACTGTTCAACATTTACTCTGCCGCAACATAACTAGTAACTGGTTTTACAGTTTtggtacatgtatgtgtttttggctcactaaaataaatatacaaaatacaccTAATGGAGTGGCCCCTGATGTGGTCTCCTACTGCTGTAGCCCAAGTGCTTGATGTTCAGAAATAGTCCTCGGCATACCTCggttgttattattttagttaCGATCGGCTCTCTATCATCTCAAACAAGTCTGCAGTCTGGCGATACTCTCACTATCTGCTGCACTGCACActggattttctctttttggctcattctctgtaaatccaagacatgaatgtgtgttaaaaatCCCAGTGGAGTAACGGTTTGTGAAATACGAGTCCCTCAAATCACATTCTGATGCTTTCTTTGAACCTcagtaggttgtttttttatttgccatatCTTAATGAGTACAGTTTCTTTTTCCTGCCCTCGTCACTGTCTTCTCTTTATCCATTAGAGGGCGCTGTAACTTCAAACACTAACATATGAGGAATTTGCTTTGCATTGATCAGGAAGGAAAGACCGGcagagcggaggaggaggatgctgctcctgttgctgctgctgctgcttgcacTGGAAACAGAAGCAACAGCTCCACTGACTGCACTGAGCGTTAACACCGCCTCTTGAGGGAGGATGAGTCCCAGTTAAAGCCTCTGctgtctgcttcttttttttgttttgttttaaacgcACCACCAGGTTTCTTCTGCTGGAGTTTGAGCCTTTGTGAGGGTGAGTACCTGGACAGCACTGACGCTTTTCTACAACTCCAGGACAAAtacatgacatgtttttttggggCACGAACAAATGTCAATAATGTCTTATCTATTGTGATGAGTCATGAAGCTAGAATGGCGCTCGTATTTTAAACTTTGACGTTTGGTCGACATAATTATATCAtgaagtccttttttttttgtataactACTTAATTATATTTAGATGCCCTTATATAGCTGTGTATTTGCATGGGGAACAATGACTTTGtaaaatggttgtttttgtttagacaGTGTTGTGTTCAGTTTAGAAAGTGACCAGTGGTGAAGAACAGATACCttatctctctcgctctcttcagaggacattacattgacttacattcatttccaggagacttactctaaccttaaccattataaccactggcctaatcctaaccttgaACCTAATCTCAGcctaaaacatgtcttcaccttgaaatgtagtcatttacgttatgggaaCCAGATATTTGTCCCCATAAGCACGACAGGTtcctttaatgtttttgtgtaaacagatttaggtcccctcaacataaggaataccaggtacatacacacacagctgttctATCTAAAGCCTTATCCATGGCCTAAACCACAACCACATCAATTAATGTcttaccctaatcttaacctaaccacaaatcACATCTCACTAACCCAAACCAGAGCCACCGAAATGAGCGTGTACCTAATTAGTACTGAGCTTTGGTCTCAAAGAGGACTACTGGAGGCCAGACAGaggtgacaaacaaacaaacacatgcatacatacatttatgccGGTGTACATTACACTGCATACTTTCTACATATCATATCTGGGCACCACAGTTagctttgtttttaaacgtgtgATTGCACAATGCACATAGATTtgaatttaattcattaattaaatttTTCACTTAATAAggtattcaaattaaaaatatattggTTGTGTTATTGCCCAGACCTACATTTGGTCTGGGCACTGTCTTTAGCTGGAGTGTatcatcattaaaatcattacaCACATACTGATGATCAAAAGATTATGCTGTCTTGTCAGACAACCTCTGACTCTCTCCACTTGGCACAGATGAAGGTTTGGTAAGCTCCTTTGGATCAAAGGAGCAAGCAGAATAAGCGGAGTAAGTGAAGACTTTTTAATTGTTGCATAATTCCTTTGTTTCATGTCTGTACAGATGGAGCTGAGCAGGAGGAAAGTGCCTTTGTATGTAAGTATATGTGCTCCGGTTTGTTTACAGCCCAGTTGAGCCCAGAGCAGCTTGTTTTCCAGTTAATCCGAAGAGTTTGTTATCGCTCTGGAAAATCTCTGAAAATTGGGTTTGGAAAGTAGCCAGAGATCAACAGCAgcttcatttatatatatatagatctatctatctatctatctgtctgtgtgtatatatatatatatatatatatatatatatatatatatatatacatacataaaaatgaTTAGAACAGTTTGGAGGGGAGGGAGAGTATTGGACTGGGTAAGGGATGTTGAAGATGTTTCTTTCCCTGTTGATCAAACAAGGCCTTTATTGGTCTTTTGATGGAACAATTGTTGGTTTAGCTGTTGGATTGTTTGAGCACTGAATCATAGTttctccaggaaaaaaaaagaaataaacatatcCATCAGCACAACAGTGACAATGACAGCCTGGCACTTTTGTGTATAACTAGCAAATCAATAGCTCTGTTATTCAttcacagtgttgttttttgtttgtattttacttAGTCAGCGTTGGATAGGAACTTGTGTTTGCTCGCAGTTTGAGTCGTGATGCATCGGGTCATGTGGACCCTTTGGTTAAGCTGTAGTCAAACAAGGtattatacaatattttattgGTTTCACTGAGTAGACACACATTAATAAGAACTAATGCTCTGAAGGTCAAAGACGAGGTACAGTTCAACATTAAGTCAATAATAATTTGACATGTTAAATGATGTTTTCCTTTTGCGTGAGGTTACTTAAAGGTCACTATGCTTTGATTGTCGCTGCGCCGCCTCACAGCCTTTACATTAAAGGAAGCAAATGCTGTGCATGTTTTCTCCAGATGCCCACAAATGAATGCATTTCTGCAGCAGAGGATAGTTTGCTGCAACACAGAGTGAACTGTTGATTTAACAAGAGTGGACCACATTTGGCCAACAGTGTCCTTGGAGCAAAAATGCTAACAAGCCTGCCCAGATGCTCACAATGGCCGTGCTAATATGCTGATACATATCAGGTAAATCATATTACTATGTGAGCAAACAACATTTGTTCATGGAATCAGACAAAATGGATTTGCCTtgcaatcaaaaacaaaattgtggGAACACGCAAAATTAATTTGACCAGTTGTTGACAAGAAAAGTTCCACTTCATGGAGGGCTGCAGCTACCACTTAATTGTTCTTTATTATCGATTAATCTTTTGGCCACAtgttagtgtagtggttagtactcttgccattgcagcaagaagacctgggtttgtgacccagttggaacatggagtttgcatgtacgtgggttttctccaggtctaaaaacatgcagaattagggattaggcaaactgaacactctaaattgaccataggtgtgagagtggatggttgatTGTGGCGACATGTCCAGGGTGCAAACtgccttttgccccatgtcagctgggattggcaccagcgccccttACCACCCTCATGCGGAGAAttaagcggtagaagatggatggattcattattttctcgattcagtGATGAGTTGTTTGTTTCATAAAAACGCACAAAATAGCAAATAATGTCGATTGTGTTTCCCCAATcctcagaaatgttttttggaCATGGTTAGAGTTTGGGTAGAGTACTGGCTCTAGTGTCAAAACTTCCAATTTACACCGTAGATAAATCAGTGACCCGAGAACAACTCACCCTGAACTTCCTGACCTGCAcaagtgttttttgtaaaaaaaaagtaccaatCAGCGTGCATATCCGTGTGAGTGTTCAGGCCTTTTTCATGTTCCTCTGCCTCTGATTGTTTTGCCTGTTGGGATCAGTGCAGGTTTCCACAATAGACACTTAAGACATTCCTGTTTTTATTGAGGGGTAATGTTTTATTATACCCTCAAGAGGAATGCTATCAGGAGATTTGGTGTACTTTAGAGAAAAGTAGAACATTAGAACACCATACTCTAAAAATGAGCCTGCAGCTATGGGAataggtttcttttttttgctctgtggcATGTTCCTTTTTCAATTTGCCCCACAACCTCTCTCACCTTTCTTTGTTACAGGGCCAGGCCAAGGTGTTCACATTGCTGGAGGGTTTGGACTCGGTGCCGCTGGATGCAGAGGTCTATATTGTTTTGGAAGGATCCACACTTGTCCATGTCACCAGGGCTCATAGTGATGTCATGCTCTGCTTTATAGTGCCTGGTACGTGCACAAATATATCTGTAtctgcacatgtactgtattttattatatgaaTGTGaagtgaatggatggatggatgctttcTCTATTTGGCCAATTTATGATGATAAATGTCCAAGGAGAATTTATCTTGCGGAATATCCTCATAAGTCAAACCGCACATACTGACAACTCCAGGTTTTTCAACTCCATACTGTGTGGAGCAGTgtatccctaaacttaacctaatAAAACTTAATACCAGTTCATTCCAGACCCCTaccataacctaaccacaattcatatCTCAGATctaaactcaaccagttcctcagaactgaggttctgcctcattacgaccaggttttgttctGTTCGaagacaactggtcctgacaaggtcagtgtttatcccagaaaaggtcctaagtaacacacacactcttgataCGTACAGTAGTCTGTGTTGAGGTCTGGAACGGCACAGAATCTTATCAGCTTCCTCTCAGGAGGGAAGCTGTACCATATAAACAGTATGTCATCATTAGTGAGCCTCTGTGTAGGCTGACACAGACAGCAGGAAGTCCTGATGGAGTAAGCAAAGCAGGTCTCGCTGTCTCTCTTCATCAAAAAAGCCTTCATGAGTATATGAGTGAGAACATTTGAATTACATTGGGGCTTTTTCAAGCACTAAGGCATGTAaggcatttaaaataatgagttgttttgtatttatgacagacactgtgtgtaATTGTACTTGTTTGACCCGTTATTGTAATCAGTTCAATAGAAACAGTGGACTTTCTCCATGCTTTAGAGCTCCTGATGTCACGTGACCCAGTTTGCCCACAGTGCTCCTGAAAAATGAGCAGCACCAGTGCCAGTTTCAAGCTTTAAGAGTTCAAtgcacactttaaatctgcAGAGATCAAgcaatttttatatttttattttaaatcacagaacctgtcagactgaatatatctaaTCCTTACAAAACCCCCGGGTGAATTTCATGAGTATGGAAACAGCTACAAtcggacattattccagacttGCGGCATTGCATCCTCAAGTTTCTCATAAACTTTCCCTCATTCTGCTCCAGAAAACACTTCCACGTCACAGTTAAagcatgtaaaacaaacaagatatttaagttAATTACCGCTGGAGTGTGTAAAAAGGCTAAAGTTGGCCTACAGATTCACAGCTTCCATGTTGGCGGTGTGGTGGAAACTTAACTTACAACAGTTGTGTCCATAACGCTGtcaaagaaaatgcatttttctaTCATGTCAGTGTGTCTTAAAATACAGTAAGGCTTTACGTACACATACGTTTACATCAGTAAGATGTGTAAAAATGCAATGAGGCAACAGGTAATTGTGCCCATGAAGCGTCGATGTagagtgactgaaaacacaaagagcgTCCACGAAAAGTTTCAGAATGGAAAACTACTGCTCGTTCAGTCTTTTGACAGCATAAACACTTGTtgcccccacccgcccctgagctgctgctgtatacatacaGACGCCCTGCTCAGTCAATGCTGATTGAGTGCTTGTTGGCCCATTTTCACATGAATGAGTCATCATACAGATAGCGTTACAGgctttctgttcacaaagaccaaacaggcagaataataacatcaccaacaagaaaaacagaatcGCCAAACCTTACACAGTGCAGCTTGAAGTTTAGCTTTTGCTGTGTTGTATTTCTCTCTAGGACATAACAAGGCTGAGATGGTCTCTGTCCAGGCCTACCTGTGCTCTAAAACCACACCCCTCATctgggtgggcggagcctcACTGGAGTACGTACAAGACGATGCCCAGGTAgggacaaataaacacacacatgatcgCATATGgtgcacacaaaacaactgtGTAACTTAGATTTTGTTCTTTGCAAAATGAAAAGTGTTAATTAGGTTTTATGGTATTTTTAAATGAGGGCACCGTTATGAAAGATGTTTTCCCTGGTGATCAGACAAGGCCTGTGTTGGTCTTTGGGTGAAACAGTAGTCGGGTTGTTCTTGGATTATTTGAGCACTGAAAAAATAGCCCTACTAATATAACCAACTCCACTGAGGAGTTGAAGTTTTTACTAGTGCAACAAGTAATggtaattttttattttatttatttttttataaatgattaatctgttgatcatTGTCTGTATTCATTGATTAGATGTTTTGTTTATcagatgtcagaaaatgatggtcagtggttcccaaagtcaAAATGCTAAAGATGGAGGGAAGGGATATACGAGTGATTTCTGTTACAT
The DNA window shown above is from Solea senegalensis isolate Sse05_10M linkage group LG5, IFAPA_SoseM_1, whole genome shotgun sequence and carries:
- the LOC122768954 gene encoding transcription factor BTF3-like, producing MKESIMNQEKLAKLQAQVRIGGKGSARRKKKVVHRTATADDKKLQFSLKKLGVNNISGIEEVNMFTNQGTVIHFNNPKVQASLAANTFTITGHAENKQLTEMLPGILNQLGADSLTSLRRLAETLPKPAGENKAPMVAAEEEDDEVPDLVENFDEASKDEAN
- the utp15 gene encoding U3 small nucleolar RNA-associated protein 15 homolog, with amino-acid sequence MASFKPTKVLLYPKLGEKVTQDTLYWKNYKAPVQIKEFGAITNIDFSPVAPHNFAVTAFTRIHIYGPFSQEPVKTFTKFKDTAYCGRFRSDGQLLVAGCEDSVVRLFDIGGKVALRMFKGHTKAVHVADFTSDRYQILTGSDDYTCRLWDLANAAELNTYQEHTDYIRCGVTSKLNRDLFITGSYDHTLKLFDARVNKSVMTMDHGQPVESVLLYPSEGLLVSAGGRYVKVWDLLKGGQPLVSLKNHHKTVTCLCLSSNGQRLLSGSLDRHVKVYSTTNFKVVHNFDYAASILSLALAPDDESIVVGMTNGILSLKHRKNPEESKELSGQQRRRPSYRVFVKGKNYVPKQDDYLVSKPVKQHLEKYDKQLKKFNVSKALDTALESWTRLKKPEITVAVVKELDRRGTLKNALAGRDEPGLSRILNFLVGNLVDPRFAPVLVPAAEMILDIYKSVIGQSPVVDRQLLRLQELLEKEIDYQQNLLEVLGMLDTMFASSIPRKEVPCSAISRSNGLAQGEARPQLQAT